The following proteins come from a genomic window of Parafrankia discariae:
- a CDS encoding FadR/GntR family transcriptional regulator — protein sequence MTLAEHQRGGRTAKVPGGRAAATGGPLGGGLGQQVRVPKTAELVAAQLRRQIVRGELVEGDALPPEAVLMEQFGVSRPTLREAFRVLESEALISVRRGAHGGARVHTPDGQVAARYAGLVLEHRHTTLADVHTAHTLLEPAAVRLLATHHTDTTLTTLHTALTHPDPTHFHHQLLEHAGNQTLTMIAGMLRHILDTHTTLPTHTTPHNHHDHTHLLDLIARHDTDAAETHWRTHIATIPSQSPSTVIDLLG from the coding sequence ATGACATTAGCCGAGCACCAGCGCGGTGGCAGGACGGCAAAAGTCCCGGGCGGCCGTGCCGCGGCCACTGGCGGCCCGCTCGGCGGTGGCCTCGGTCAGCAGGTCCGCGTGCCCAAGACCGCCGAACTCGTCGCGGCCCAGCTCCGCCGCCAGATCGTCCGTGGTGAGCTCGTCGAAGGCGACGCCCTACCCCCCGAAGCCGTCCTCATGGAACAGTTCGGCGTCTCCCGACCCACCCTGCGCGAAGCCTTCCGCGTCCTCGAATCCGAAGCCCTCATCTCCGTCCGCCGAGGCGCCCACGGCGGCGCCCGCGTCCACACCCCCGACGGCCAGGTCGCCGCCCGCTACGCCGGCCTCGTCCTCGAACACCGCCACACCACCCTCGCCGACGTCCACACCGCCCACACCCTGCTCGAACCCGCCGCCGTCCGACTCCTCGCCACCCACCACACCGACACCACCCTCACCACCCTGCACACCGCCCTCACCCACCCCGACCCCACCCACTTCCACCACCAACTCCTCGAACACGCCGGCAACCAGACCCTCACCATGATCGCCGGCATGCTCCGCCACATCCTCGACACCCACACCACCCTCCCCACCCACACCACCCCCCACAACCACCACGACCACACCCACCTCCTCGACCTCATCGCCCGCCACGACACCGACGCCGCCGAAACCCACTGGCGCACCCACATCGCCACCATCCCCAGCCAGTCACCCAGCACCGTCATCGACCTGCTCGGCG
- a CDS encoding replication-associated recombination protein A — translation MSLFDAELAETLASSGPLAARLRPRSLDEVVGQRHLLAEGSPLRRLVEGGGTTSVVLWGPPGTGKTTLAHIVSQATRRRFRELSAVTAGVKDVRAVVDEARETLSMSGVRTVLFIDEVHRFTRTQQDALLPSVERGWVTLVAATTENPFFSVVSPLLSRSLLLTLEPLTDSDIAELAERAVTDPRGYGGRLVLAEEAREHLVRVAGGDARRALTALEAGAEAALAAAAAAAAAADPAAAGPVRLELELLERAVDRAAVRYDREGDQHYDIVSAFIKSMRGGDVDAALHYLARMLEAGEDPRFVARRMIILASEDVGMADPGALGVAVAAAQALDLVGLPEARLALAQAVIHLTLAPKSNAVIMALDAATADIRAGRVGPVPPHLRDAHYPGAARLGHGERYRYPHDHPDGVVRQQYAPDVLAGSDYYHPTGHGFERRAGERLLRLRGVLRGQSPDPPAEASG, via the coding sequence GTGAGTCTCTTCGACGCGGAGCTGGCCGAGACGCTGGCCTCCTCCGGCCCGCTCGCCGCCCGGTTGCGCCCGCGCAGCCTGGACGAGGTCGTCGGGCAGCGTCACCTGCTGGCGGAGGGCAGCCCGCTGCGCCGGCTGGTGGAGGGCGGCGGGACGACCTCGGTGGTGCTGTGGGGGCCGCCCGGCACCGGGAAGACCACGCTGGCGCACATCGTCTCCCAGGCCACCCGGCGGCGGTTCCGTGAGCTCTCGGCCGTCACCGCGGGTGTCAAGGACGTCCGCGCGGTGGTGGACGAGGCCCGGGAGACGCTGTCGATGTCCGGAGTGCGGACGGTCCTGTTCATCGACGAGGTGCACCGGTTCACCCGTACCCAGCAGGACGCGCTGCTCCCGTCGGTGGAACGCGGGTGGGTGACGCTGGTCGCGGCGACCACGGAGAATCCCTTCTTCAGCGTTGTCTCCCCGTTGCTCTCCCGATCGTTGCTGCTGACTCTCGAGCCCCTGACCGACAGCGACATCGCCGAACTGGCGGAGCGCGCGGTGACCGATCCGCGCGGCTACGGCGGGCGCCTCGTGCTGGCCGAGGAGGCCCGCGAGCACCTGGTCCGCGTCGCCGGCGGGGATGCGCGGCGCGCGCTGACCGCGCTCGAGGCGGGCGCGGAGGCGGCGCTCGCGGCGGCGGCCGCGGCCGCGGCCGCGGCGGATCCTGCCGCGGCCGGTCCCGTCCGGCTCGAGCTCGAGCTGCTCGAACGGGCGGTGGACCGCGCCGCCGTCCGCTACGACCGGGAGGGCGACCAGCACTACGACATCGTCAGCGCCTTCATCAAGTCGATGCGTGGCGGCGACGTCGACGCGGCACTGCATTACCTGGCCAGGATGCTGGAAGCCGGCGAGGACCCGCGTTTCGTCGCCCGCCGGATGATCATCCTGGCGAGCGAGGACGTCGGGATGGCCGATCCCGGGGCGCTCGGGGTCGCCGTGGCGGCGGCTCAGGCCCTCGATCTCGTCGGGCTCCCGGAGGCACGGCTCGCCCTGGCCCAGGCGGTGATCCATCTGACCCTCGCGCCGAAGTCGAACGCGGTGATCATGGCGCTGGACGCGGCGACGGCCGACATCCGGGCGGGCCGGGTCGGGCCGGTGCCGCCGCATCTGCGCGACGCGCACTACCCGGGCGCGGCGCGGCTGGGTCACGGCGAGCGCTACCGGTATCCGCACGATCACCCGGACGGGGTGGTCCGACAGCAGTACGCGCCGGACGTCCTCGCCGGGTCGGACTACTACCACCCGACCGGGCACGGGTTCGAGCGTCGGGCGGGGGAGCGGCTCCTGCGGCTGCGCGGAGTCCTGCGGGGACAGTCGCCGGACCCCCCGGCCGAGGCCTCCGGCTGA
- a CDS encoding FadR/GntR family transcriptional regulator encodes MSDGLSPAGRNTASGTFHGAARTSPRGAAPAAGPALGGGHAAGRRAATGGRPEDGGAVGLVVGEPEEPTSRFGQRTLASRLARTIELEIIRRGWPVGEGLGSEAQLMERYQVGRSVLREAVRLLESRWVARPRPGPGGGLVVTAPDHDGVRDVARVYLDFARARPEHLCETWSALEAVAVRRLAERIDTAGLTRLRGALQPAAPAGRAAGARSRPRSAGTRPAPVAAGFTGEAPVLLHLEIARLAGNPAAELFIRVLADLAHPREEADRLGQWWQHPLHAEIVDAITRGEGALAEHLARSCIRRHVEEATAHRH; translated from the coding sequence GTGTCTGACGGGCTATCGCCGGCCGGCCGGAATACAGCGTCCGGCACGTTCCACGGCGCAGCACGGACTTCTCCACGCGGCGCCGCGCCCGCCGCCGGCCCCGCCCTCGGCGGCGGGCACGCCGCGGGCCGCCGCGCCGCCACCGGCGGCCGCCCGGAGGACGGCGGGGCGGTCGGCCTCGTCGTCGGCGAGCCGGAGGAACCGACCTCTCGGTTCGGGCAGCGCACCCTCGCCTCGAGGCTGGCGCGCACCATCGAGCTGGAGATCATCCGGCGCGGCTGGCCGGTCGGCGAGGGGCTCGGGTCGGAGGCCCAGCTCATGGAGCGCTACCAGGTCGGGCGGTCGGTGCTGCGTGAGGCCGTCCGGCTGCTGGAGAGCCGTTGGGTGGCTCGCCCGCGGCCCGGCCCCGGCGGCGGCCTCGTGGTGACCGCGCCCGACCACGACGGCGTCCGCGACGTCGCCCGGGTCTATCTCGACTTCGCCCGCGCCCGGCCAGAGCACCTCTGCGAGACCTGGTCCGCCCTGGAGGCAGTGGCGGTACGCAGGCTCGCCGAACGGATCGACACGGCCGGCCTGACCCGGTTGCGCGGCGCGCTCCAGCCGGCCGCGCCGGCCGGGCGGGCGGCGGGAGCGCGTTCGCGGCCGCGGTCGGCCGGCACCCGCCCGGCGCCGGTCGCCGCGGGCTTCACCGGGGAGGCCCCGGTGCTGTTGCACCTCGAGATCGCCCGGCTGGCGGGCAATCCGGCCGCCGAGCTGTTCATCCGGGTTCTGGCGGACCTCGCGCATCCCCGCGAGGAGGCCGACCGGCTCGGGCAGTGGTGGCAGCACCCGCTGCACGCCGAGATCGTCGACGCGATCACCCGCGGCGAGGGCGCGCTCGCCGAGCACCTCGCCCGGTCCTGCATCCGGCGGCACGTCGAGGAGGCGACCGCCCACCGGCACTGA
- a CDS encoding DUF948 domain-containing protein, with the protein MSGGAVAGLIASGAFAVLVLFACYVLYKLGKIFDEAAARVRQTGIVIDEGTARVRQAGATVDEVNVALAHVNKELDRIDAITANVQTVTTNVSSLTSLFAATLGGPIVRVAAFSYGVRQAVAKRAKADVSARVSAEMKAEKSQRRAARRAPEVTASGAGVRGRR; encoded by the coding sequence ATGTCCGGTGGTGCGGTCGCGGGCCTGATCGCCTCTGGGGCGTTCGCGGTGCTCGTGCTCTTCGCCTGCTACGTCCTGTACAAGCTCGGCAAGATCTTCGACGAGGCCGCGGCCCGGGTTCGGCAGACCGGGATCGTGATCGACGAGGGCACCGCCCGGGTCCGGCAGGCGGGGGCGACCGTCGACGAGGTCAACGTCGCGCTCGCCCACGTCAACAAGGAGCTCGACCGGATCGACGCGATCACGGCCAACGTGCAGACGGTGACCACGAACGTCTCGTCGCTGACGTCGCTGTTCGCCGCCACGCTGGGCGGGCCGATCGTTCGGGTCGCCGCGTTCAGCTACGGCGTGCGCCAGGCGGTCGCGAAGCGGGCGAAGGCGGATGTCAGCGCGCGCGTGTCGGCCGAGATGAAGGCGGAGAAGTCGCAGCGCCGGGCCGCGCGCCGCGCGCCCGAGGTCACCGCGTCCGGCGCGGGTGTCCGGGGTCGTCGCTGA
- a CDS encoding MHYT domain-containing protein: MVSLLLAVIGSFAALVSAMRIPSAQGRARLRWTLLAAVSLGGGAMWSMHFIGMIGYQVDNRDVRYDLPLTGLSLLIAIAVSAVGLSLVARRPDSPLRLAAGGVVAGLGVAAMHYTGMAAMRVGSDISYRRGLVALSVGIAIAAALAALWITFRVTTGLHVALASLVMAVAVCGMHYTAMAATQVQTTAVVAPVTGADPITLAMLVCVIAFSVLAVVIFAALGGVTYSDPFSSAQERSRRRGGPRPASERVGGGPSHRQRADDAGRVGAGERLEPVGRADVDERLEPVGRGGPERPGPVGRGAGGGWPETGDQAAWTAQRGDRRHRGPAGHRRLA; the protein is encoded by the coding sequence GTGGTGTCATTACTGCTGGCCGTGATCGGTTCGTTCGCCGCGCTGGTGAGCGCGATGCGGATACCTTCCGCCCAGGGGCGGGCGCGGCTGCGGTGGACGCTGCTGGCCGCGGTGTCGCTCGGCGGTGGCGCGATGTGGTCCATGCACTTCATCGGAATGATCGGCTACCAGGTCGACAACCGCGACGTTCGGTACGACCTGCCGCTGACCGGGCTGTCCCTGCTCATCGCGATCGCCGTCTCCGCGGTGGGCCTGTCGCTGGTGGCCCGGCGCCCGGACAGCCCGCTGCGGCTGGCCGCCGGTGGTGTCGTCGCCGGCCTCGGCGTCGCCGCGATGCACTACACGGGTATGGCCGCGATGCGCGTCGGAAGTGACATCAGCTACCGACGAGGGCTGGTGGCCCTCTCTGTCGGCATCGCCATCGCCGCCGCGCTGGCCGCGTTGTGGATCACCTTCCGGGTGACCACCGGGCTGCATGTCGCGCTGGCCTCGTTGGTCATGGCCGTGGCCGTCTGCGGGATGCACTACACGGCGATGGCCGCGACGCAGGTCCAGACGACCGCCGTGGTGGCCCCGGTCACCGGCGCGGACCCGATCACCCTGGCGATGCTGGTGTGCGTGATCGCCTTCTCCGTGCTCGCGGTCGTGATCTTCGCCGCGCTCGGTGGGGTCACCTATTCCGATCCGTTCTCCTCGGCGCAGGAGCGCAGCCGCCGTCGCGGCGGGCCCCGGCCGGCTTCCGAGCGGGTCGGGGGCGGCCCGTCCCACCGGCAGCGCGCCGATGACGCCGGCCGGGTCGGCGCGGGTGAGCGGCTGGAGCCGGTAGGCCGGGCGGATGTGGACGAGCGGCTGGAGCCGGTCGGCCGTGGTGGGCCCGAGCGGCCTGGGCCGGTCGGCCGTGGTGCCGGTGGCGGATGGCCCGAGACCGGTGACCAGGCCGCCTGGACGGCCCAGCGCGGCGACCGGCGACACCGCGGACCGGCGGGGCACCGGAGACTGGCGTGA